The following coding sequences are from one Nicotiana tomentosiformis chromosome 3, ASM39032v3, whole genome shotgun sequence window:
- the LOC117280750 gene encoding secreted RxLR effector protein 161-like has protein sequence MVVRSLDINKDPFRPQENDEELVGDETPYLSAIWALMYLANNTRPDIAFAVSLLARFRSSPTRIHWNGVKRYLSDPHKARSQIGYLFTYGGTTISWHSMKQTIVATSSNHVEIIAIYEASRKCVWLRSMTQHIQEMCDFPMKKDNPTTLYENNAACIA, from the exons aTGGTTGTAAGATCgcttgatataaataaagatccatttcgacctCAAGAAAATGATGAAGAGCTCGTTGGTGACGAAactccatatcttagtgcaatttgggcactaatgtatcttgccaATAATACCCGACCAGATATTGCTTTTGCAGTAAGCTTATTAGCAAGATTCAGATCATCCCCAACAAGAATACATTGGAATGGTGTTAAGC GTTATTTGTCTGATCCACATAAAGCCCGATCTCAAATAGGCTAtttgtttacatatggaggtacAACTATATCCTGGCATTCAATGAAACAAACAATAGTTGCCACATCTTcaaatcatgttgagataatagCCATTTATGAAGCTAGTCGGAAATGTGTTTGGTTGAGATCAATGACTCAACATATTCAGGAAATGTGTGATTTTCCTATGAAAAAAGATAATCCAACTACACTGTATGAAAACAATGCTGCTTGCATTGCTTAA